A DNA window from Variovorax sp. J2L1-78 contains the following coding sequences:
- a CDS encoding MFS transporter, with protein MTAVQAVVAMGAFSLSVLAPQLGVDLGTLGWLGTTLFGVGALSSLATGWLIGRIGDLPLAGLCMVCVLLAMLCVVADALGLGPARWSLWPAAVLLGLAFGPETPASAAVLSRVTPLARRPWVFSIRQTGNQIGAVAGSLLLPSLMLVHAAVAFGAVAAFALAVALCCFALQRVDGAPPAVRPMPSPGAALDASGLRALAASPALRVLTVATVVFMATQVCLNFFTMSHAVRHWSLPVPVAAGWVALMQAAGLVGRLLWGRVAQRPGLSTVRLVGVLGLMMGAAGLALFLWPGVPPPAALALLLAVLGLSASGWNGVMVAEIARLAGPERAGAVSGAVLLFGYAGLALAPIGFAALGAAAGTTTAFAVLLTAATAMGLRLLTARPLSPG; from the coding sequence ATGACGGCGGTGCAGGCGGTCGTGGCCATGGGGGCGTTTTCGCTCTCGGTGCTGGCGCCGCAACTGGGCGTCGACCTCGGCACGCTGGGGTGGCTGGGCACCACGCTGTTCGGCGTCGGCGCGCTGTCGTCGCTCGCGACCGGCTGGCTGATCGGCCGCATCGGCGACCTGCCGCTGGCGGGGCTCTGCATGGTGTGCGTGCTGCTCGCGATGCTGTGCGTCGTGGCCGATGCGCTCGGCCTGGGCCCCGCGCGCTGGTCGCTGTGGCCGGCCGCGGTGCTGCTGGGCCTGGCCTTCGGGCCGGAGACGCCCGCCAGCGCCGCCGTGCTGTCGCGCGTGACGCCGCTTGCCCGGCGGCCGTGGGTCTTCTCGATCCGCCAGACCGGCAACCAGATCGGCGCGGTGGCCGGGTCGTTGCTGCTGCCTTCGCTGATGCTGGTGCACGCGGCCGTGGCCTTCGGGGCGGTCGCGGCCTTCGCGCTTGCCGTGGCGCTCTGCTGCTTCGCGCTGCAGCGGGTGGACGGCGCGCCGCCTGCCGTCCGCCCCATGCCATCGCCCGGCGCGGCCCTCGATGCGAGCGGGCTGCGCGCACTCGCCGCATCGCCGGCGCTGCGGGTGCTGACGGTCGCGACGGTCGTGTTCATGGCCACGCAGGTGTGCCTCAACTTCTTCACCATGAGCCATGCGGTGCGTCACTGGTCGCTGCCGGTGCCTGTGGCGGCCGGCTGGGTGGCGCTGATGCAGGCCGCGGGGCTGGTCGGCCGCTTGCTCTGGGGCCGCGTGGCGCAGCGGCCGGGCCTGTCGACGGTGCGCCTCGTCGGCGTGCTCGGGCTGATGATGGGTGCCGCCGGCCTGGCGCTCTTCCTCTGGCCGGGGGTGCCGCCGCCCGCCGCGCTGGCGCTGCTGCTGGCCGTGCTGGGGCTCAGCGCCAGCGGCTGGAACGGCGTGATGGTCGCCGAGATCGCCCGGCTGGCCGGCCCCGAACGCGCCGGCGCCGTGAGCGGTGCGGTGCTGCTCTTCGGCTACGCCGGCCTGGCGCTGGCGCCGATCGGCTTCGCCGCGCTCGGTGCCGCGGCAGGGACCACGACGGCCTTCGCGGTCCTGCTCACGGCCGCCACGGCGATGGGGCTGCGCCTGCTGACGGCGCGCCCGTTATCGCCCGGGTAG
- a CDS encoding aspartate/glutamate racemase family protein, with translation MRLLIINPNISESVTALIEAEARRTAAPGTELTMKTAPFGVAYIETRFEALIGAYATAQVAAEHVAGHDAVIVAAFGDPGLGGLREALPVPVLGLSESALASACLLGHRFSIVAISQRISAWYREVVEANGLIGRLASIRALDQPLAGIGSVQTDHAEALRALCERAVAEDGAEVIILAGAPLAGLARAVRGELPVPVVDGVSSAVRHAETMVALAPGKARSGSFAPPPVKPNAGLPDAIARLLGPGATP, from the coding sequence ATGCGCCTGCTGATCATCAACCCCAACATCTCGGAGAGCGTCACGGCGCTGATCGAGGCCGAAGCCCGCCGCACGGCCGCGCCGGGCACCGAACTCACGATGAAGACTGCGCCCTTCGGCGTGGCCTACATCGAGACGCGCTTCGAAGCACTGATCGGCGCCTACGCCACGGCGCAGGTGGCGGCCGAGCATGTGGCGGGCCACGACGCGGTGATCGTCGCGGCCTTTGGCGACCCGGGCCTGGGCGGGCTGCGCGAGGCATTGCCGGTGCCGGTGCTGGGGCTGAGCGAATCGGCGCTGGCGAGCGCCTGCCTGCTGGGCCACCGCTTCTCGATCGTCGCGATCTCGCAGCGCATCAGCGCCTGGTACCGCGAGGTGGTGGAAGCGAACGGGCTGATCGGCCGGCTCGCGAGCATCCGTGCGCTCGACCAGCCGCTCGCCGGCATCGGCAGCGTGCAGACCGACCATGCAGAGGCGCTGCGCGCGCTGTGCGAACGCGCCGTGGCCGAGGACGGTGCCGAGGTGATCATCCTCGCCGGCGCGCCGCTGGCGGGCCTGGCGCGCGCGGTGCGCGGCGAACTGCCGGTGCCGGTGGTCGACGGTGTGTCGAGCGCCGTGCGGCATGCGGAGACGATGGTGGCGCTGGCGCCGGGCAAGGCGCGCAGCGGCAGTTTCGCGCCGCCGCCGGTCAAGCCCAACGCCGGCCTGCCCGACGCCATCGCGCGCCTGCTCGGCCCGGGGGCGACCCCCTGA
- the hydA gene encoding dihydropyrimidinase, whose protein sequence is MPDFDLVIRNAKAITASDTFTSDIGIRDGRIVQLGLGIGPGVREIDAAGRAVTPGGVDAHCHLDQPMPPPTRNADDFNTGTRSAACGGTTTVIPFAAQQKGQSLRAAVEDYRARAAGKAHVDYAFHLIVSDPTPEVLKVELPELIREGFTSFKIYMTYDDMKLDDGQILDVLDVARQQGAMAMIHAENADCIEWLTKRLEAAGRTAPRYHAHSRPMLVEREATHRAIALAELVDVPILIVHVSGREAVEQIRWARAHGLSVFAETCPQYLFLTAEDLGIDDSYKGAKCVCSPPPRDKANQQVIWDGLNDGLFTVFSSDHAPFKFDAPEGKKPNGEEVGFRHIPNGIPGIETRMALLWSEGVLAGRMTPHRFVELTATGPAKAYGLHPRKGSISIGADADLVIWDERDFILKNEQLHHEVDYTPYEGMRLKAWPGLTLARGEVVWDGRDFHPQPGRGQLLACGAPSLMPARRAA, encoded by the coding sequence ATGCCTGATTTCGACCTCGTCATCCGCAACGCGAAGGCCATCACGGCCAGCGACACCTTCACCAGCGACATCGGCATTCGCGACGGCCGCATCGTGCAGCTCGGGCTCGGCATCGGGCCGGGCGTGCGCGAGATCGACGCGGCCGGCCGTGCCGTGACGCCGGGCGGCGTCGACGCGCACTGCCACCTCGACCAGCCCATGCCGCCGCCCACGCGCAACGCCGACGACTTCAACACCGGCACGCGCTCGGCCGCCTGCGGCGGCACCACCACCGTCATTCCCTTCGCGGCGCAGCAGAAGGGCCAGTCGCTGCGCGCGGCGGTGGAGGACTACCGTGCGCGTGCCGCCGGCAAGGCGCACGTCGACTACGCCTTCCACCTGATCGTGAGCGACCCGACGCCCGAGGTGCTGAAGGTGGAGCTGCCCGAACTCATCCGCGAAGGCTTCACCTCGTTCAAGATCTACATGACCTACGACGACATGAAGCTCGATGACGGCCAGATCCTCGACGTGCTCGACGTCGCCCGCCAGCAGGGTGCGATGGCGATGATCCACGCCGAGAACGCCGACTGCATCGAGTGGCTGACCAAGCGGCTCGAGGCCGCCGGCCGTACCGCGCCGCGCTACCACGCGCATTCGCGCCCGATGCTGGTGGAGCGCGAAGCGACGCACCGCGCCATCGCGCTGGCCGAGCTGGTCGACGTGCCGATCCTGATCGTGCACGTGTCGGGCCGCGAGGCGGTCGAGCAGATCCGCTGGGCACGCGCGCACGGCCTGAGCGTGTTCGCGGAGACCTGCCCGCAGTACCTCTTCCTCACGGCGGAAGACCTCGGCATCGACGACAGCTACAAGGGCGCCAAGTGCGTCTGCAGCCCGCCGCCGCGCGACAAGGCGAACCAGCAGGTGATCTGGGACGGGCTGAACGACGGGCTCTTCACCGTGTTCTCGTCCGACCATGCGCCCTTCAAGTTCGACGCGCCAGAGGGCAAGAAGCCCAACGGCGAAGAGGTCGGCTTCCGCCACATTCCCAACGGCATCCCCGGCATCGAGACGCGCATGGCGCTGCTGTGGTCCGAAGGCGTGCTGGCCGGCCGCATGACGCCGCACCGCTTCGTCGAGCTGACCGCCACCGGCCCGGCCAAGGCCTACGGCCTGCATCCGCGCAAGGGCAGCATCTCGATCGGCGCCGACGCCGACCTGGTGATCTGGGACGAGCGCGACTTCATCCTGAAGAACGAACAGCTGCACCACGAGGTCGACTACACGCCCTACGAAGGCATGCGCCTGAAGGCCTGGCCGGGCCTGACGCTGGCCCGCGGCGAGGTGGTGTGGGACGGCCGCGACTTCCATCCGCAGCCCGGCCGCGGCCAGCTGCTGGCCTGCGGCGCGCCGTCGCTGATGCCGGCCCGCCGCGCCGCCTGA
- a CDS encoding SDR family NAD(P)-dependent oxidoreductase: protein MPESASSSIAPARMAGQVCIVTGAASGIGRAIARMLAAHGATVVVSDVTTAVIEGGAPTADVIAAEGGHAVFVSTDVARTEQVDALVTQTVARFGRLDVLVNNACIRHARPLLELDEADWQRVLDVNLSGVYRCCRAAVRQMVAQPLVDEVRGRIVNLSSQHGIIAAPGDLAYGTSKAAIAYLTRQVAADYAAQQIVCNAVAPGKIQTGAGGRAVDPVVMERAERRTPWPRLGRPDDVARAVLFLASSDARFVTGAELMVDGGWMAA from the coding sequence ATGCCTGAATCCGCTTCTTCGTCGATCGCGCCCGCCCGCATGGCCGGCCAGGTGTGCATCGTCACCGGCGCCGCGTCGGGCATCGGCCGTGCCATCGCACGCATGCTCGCTGCGCACGGTGCGACCGTCGTCGTGTCCGATGTGACCACCGCCGTCATCGAAGGCGGCGCGCCGACCGCCGACGTGATCGCCGCCGAGGGCGGGCACGCGGTCTTCGTGTCGACCGACGTCGCACGCACCGAGCAGGTCGACGCACTGGTGACGCAGACCGTCGCGCGCTTCGGCCGGCTCGACGTGCTGGTCAACAACGCGTGCATCCGCCACGCGCGGCCGCTGCTCGAGCTCGACGAGGCCGACTGGCAGCGCGTGCTCGACGTGAACCTGTCGGGCGTGTACCGCTGCTGCCGCGCCGCGGTGCGGCAGATGGTGGCGCAGCCGCTGGTCGACGAGGTGCGCGGGCGCATCGTCAACCTGTCGTCGCAGCACGGCATCATCGCGGCGCCTGGCGACCTCGCCTACGGCACCAGCAAGGCGGCCATCGCCTACCTCACGCGCCAGGTGGCGGCCGACTACGCGGCGCAGCAGATCGTCTGCAACGCGGTGGCGCCGGGCAAGATCCAGACCGGTGCCGGCGGCCGTGCCGTCGACCCCGTGGTGATGGAACGCGCCGAGCGCCGCACGCCCTGGCCGCGCCTGGGCCGGCCCGACGACGTGGCACGCGCCGTGCTCTTCCTGGCCAGCAGCGACGCCCGTTTCGTGACGGGCGCAGAACTCATGGTCGATGGCGGCTGGATGGCCGCCTGA
- a CDS encoding NAD-dependent epimerase/dehydratase family protein, whose product MSTFITGACGFVGLSLAEHLMWRGEDVIGFDRAPLPPAASKAFDGLSGRFSMVVGDVRDADALRQAMALHRPQRLVTLAAITADAKRERATPGAIFDVNVGGVIAALTTAADCSVTRVLHASSGSVYGMSGNGATALHEDSTPLRPEGLYGISKQAAEGAALRLAALHGLDLVVGRLGTCFGPWEADTGVRDTLSAPLQALRLAERGETAVLPRDSRRDWLYVRDVAAAISALLDRPRLPHAVYNVAAGFLGSMSTWCDALAAQHPDFAWRLARAGEPTNVDYYAPYDRAPMDIARLRADTGFAPRFDLDAAAKDFLAWRERHGAAPRTAHSASPAHA is encoded by the coding sequence GTGTCGACCTTCATCACCGGTGCCTGCGGCTTCGTCGGCCTGTCGCTGGCTGAGCATCTGATGTGGCGCGGCGAGGACGTGATCGGTTTCGATCGCGCGCCGTTGCCGCCTGCCGCGTCGAAGGCCTTCGACGGCTTGTCGGGCCGCTTCAGCATGGTGGTGGGCGACGTGCGCGACGCGGACGCGCTGCGGCAGGCCATGGCGCTGCACCGCCCGCAGCGGCTGGTCACGCTGGCCGCGATCACGGCCGATGCGAAGCGCGAGCGCGCCACGCCCGGCGCGATCTTCGACGTCAACGTCGGCGGTGTGATTGCTGCGCTCACCACCGCGGCCGACTGCAGCGTGACACGGGTGCTGCACGCGAGCTCCGGTTCGGTCTATGGCATGAGCGGCAATGGGGCCACAGCGTTGCACGAAGACAGCACGCCCTTGCGTCCGGAAGGGCTGTATGGCATTTCCAAGCAGGCTGCCGAAGGCGCCGCATTGCGCCTGGCCGCGCTGCATGGGCTCGACCTGGTGGTCGGCCGGCTCGGCACCTGCTTCGGTCCGTGGGAGGCCGACACCGGCGTGCGCGACACGCTCAGTGCGCCGCTGCAGGCGCTGCGTCTCGCCGAGCGCGGCGAGACGGCGGTGCTGCCGCGCGACAGCCGGCGCGACTGGCTCTACGTGCGCGACGTGGCCGCGGCCATCAGCGCATTGCTCGACCGTCCGCGGCTGCCGCACGCGGTCTACAACGTGGCGGCCGGTTTCCTTGGGTCGATGAGCACGTGGTGCGACGCGCTCGCTGCGCAGCATCCGGACTTCGCCTGGCGCCTGGCGCGCGCGGGCGAGCCGACCAACGTCGACTACTACGCCCCCTACGACCGCGCGCCGATGGACATCGCGCGCCTGCGCGCCGACACCGGCTTCGCGCCGCGCTTCGACCTCGATGCCGCGGCGAAGGACTTCCTGGCCTGGCGCGAACGCCACGGCGCCGCACCGCGCACCGCGCATTCCGCTTCGCCCGCCCATGCCTGA
- a CDS encoding ABC transporter ATP-binding protein, whose product MSLITIQNVTRLFDDPKRKSAVKALDNVSVEVGRNEFLCLLGPSGCGKSTLLNLIAGFDHPTEGTVKVGGHVVTAPGADRGVVFQQPTLMPWLTVWENVAFHLTMQGVGKDIRRKKAQHFIEMVNLKGFENHFPSELSGGMNQRVGIARALLMNPEVILMDEPFGALDEQTKMEMHGELVRIWRESQSTIVFVTHGIDESLALGTHVAVMSARPGRIREMIAIDLPRPRDPTSPQFNDYKRHILSLLRPEPVTAEA is encoded by the coding sequence ATGAGCCTCATCACCATCCAGAACGTCACGCGCCTGTTCGACGATCCCAAGCGCAAGAGCGCGGTGAAGGCGCTCGACAACGTGAGCGTCGAGGTCGGCCGCAACGAATTCCTCTGCCTGCTGGGGCCGAGCGGCTGCGGCAAGTCGACGCTGCTCAACCTCATCGCGGGCTTTGACCACCCGACCGAAGGCACCGTGAAGGTCGGCGGTCACGTGGTCACGGCGCCCGGTGCCGACCGCGGCGTCGTGTTCCAGCAACCGACGCTGATGCCCTGGCTCACCGTCTGGGAGAACGTCGCCTTCCACCTCACGATGCAGGGCGTCGGCAAGGACATCCGCCGCAAGAAGGCGCAGCACTTCATCGAGATGGTCAACCTCAAGGGTTTCGAGAACCACTTCCCGAGCGAGCTGTCGGGCGGCATGAACCAGCGCGTGGGCATCGCGCGCGCGCTGCTCATGAACCCGGAGGTGATCCTGATGGACGAGCCCTTCGGCGCGCTCGACGAGCAGACCAAGATGGAGATGCACGGCGAGCTGGTGCGCATCTGGCGCGAGAGCCAGAGCACCATCGTCTTCGTGACGCACGGCATTGACGAGTCGCTGGCGCTCGGCACGCACGTGGCCGTGATGTCGGCGCGGCCGGGCCGCATCCGCGAGATGATCGCGATCGACCTGCCGCGCCCGCGCGACCCCACCAGCCCGCAGTTCAACGACTACAAGCGCCACATCCTGTCGTTGCTGCGTCCCGAACCCGTCACGGCGGAAGCCTGA
- a CDS encoding ABC transporter permease: MALSSSAPTLPVPQPSVAARPALIKRLYRRIERAIVPFLLLVGWEIFSRSGVLPPALLPAPSQVLVAWADWVFATDGNTQTYSGHWIFDVAASATRVFAGFAISTLLGVSIGMAIGWSRTVERLIEPVLQILRPVPPVSWIPLAIIWFGIANKPAIFLVFLGSFFPILLSTIHGVKTCDRNLLRAGAMTGGTPGKLLRYIVFPAALPSIFSGLRIAVGSAWMLTVTAEMVAVKSGVGYVLWDSYYFLRYDIVIAAMVSIGLLGYLSDLAIKLIAGRVLRWQRGSTLQAKEG; encoded by the coding sequence ATGGCGCTCTCTTCGTCCGCACCGACCCTGCCCGTGCCGCAGCCGAGCGTTGCTGCCCGGCCGGCGCTGATCAAGCGGCTCTACCGCCGCATCGAACGCGCCATCGTCCCGTTCCTGCTGCTGGTCGGCTGGGAGATCTTCTCGCGCTCCGGCGTGCTGCCGCCCGCCTTGTTGCCGGCACCGTCGCAGGTGCTGGTCGCCTGGGCCGACTGGGTGTTCGCCACCGACGGCAACACGCAGACCTACAGCGGCCACTGGATCTTCGACGTGGCCGCGAGCGCCACACGCGTGTTCGCCGGGTTCGCGATCTCGACGCTGCTGGGCGTCTCCATCGGCATGGCGATCGGCTGGTCGCGCACCGTCGAACGCCTGATCGAGCCGGTGCTGCAGATCCTGCGGCCGGTGCCGCCGGTGTCGTGGATCCCGCTGGCCATCATCTGGTTCGGCATTGCCAACAAGCCGGCGATCTTCCTGGTGTTCCTCGGCTCCTTCTTCCCGATCCTGCTGAGCACCATCCACGGCGTGAAGACCTGCGACCGCAACCTGCTGCGCGCCGGCGCGATGACCGGCGGCACGCCGGGCAAGCTGCTGCGCTACATCGTCTTTCCCGCGGCGCTGCCGAGCATCTTCTCGGGCCTGCGCATCGCCGTCGGCTCGGCCTGGATGCTGACCGTCACCGCCGAGATGGTGGCGGTCAAGAGCGGCGTCGGCTACGTGCTGTGGGATTCGTATTACTTCCTGCGCTACGACATCGTGATCGCGGCGATGGTGAGCATCGGCCTGCTCGGCTACTTGAGCGACCTCGCCATCAAGCTGATCGCCGGGCGCGTGCTGCGCTGGCAGCGCGGCTCGACCCTGCAAGCCAAGGAGGGCTGA
- a CDS encoding ABC transporter substrate-binding protein has product MFKFIAKLIFVAAAVVPLASQAQDAIKLGYAKCAHCTPLALTPEKATDVKLEAIAFNTGNDVLTALLSKSIDVAQVTYLHYATALDKGFDVVAISGQINGGSQILVGNDLPLAENDWAGLKKLIADYKAQGKPFRVAASRGNAQDIHMRGAFAKQGIDINKDVQFINIPNPSDHVQALRRGEVELICSVDPFATQIREVKAAKFFAFPYDQAAGKLTNLIVTRSDVIAAKPKGVEQTVRSIIKVNDLMASDKPLFIDTIQKVTGLDKAIATGAVANLYPDYQMHRASAVAIAQMMRDLKYINTDVSAAVEKNMDYRFLEAATGKPKSALGY; this is encoded by the coding sequence ATGTTCAAGTTCATCGCGAAACTCATCTTCGTGGCCGCCGCCGTCGTGCCGCTGGCCAGCCAGGCGCAGGACGCCATCAAGCTCGGCTACGCCAAGTGCGCCCATTGCACGCCGCTGGCGCTCACGCCCGAGAAGGCGACCGACGTGAAGCTGGAGGCCATCGCCTTCAACACCGGCAACGACGTGCTGACCGCGCTGCTGTCCAAGAGCATCGACGTGGCCCAGGTGACCTACCTGCACTACGCCACGGCGCTGGACAAGGGCTTCGACGTGGTGGCCATCTCCGGCCAGATCAACGGCGGCTCGCAGATCCTCGTGGGCAACGACCTGCCGCTCGCCGAGAACGACTGGGCCGGCCTGAAGAAGCTCATCGCCGACTACAAGGCCCAGGGCAAGCCGTTCCGCGTGGCGGCCTCGCGCGGCAACGCGCAGGACATCCACATGCGCGGCGCCTTCGCCAAGCAGGGCATCGACATCAACAAGGACGTGCAGTTCATCAACATCCCGAACCCGTCGGACCACGTGCAGGCGCTGCGCCGCGGCGAGGTGGAACTGATCTGCTCGGTCGACCCCTTCGCCACGCAGATCCGCGAAGTGAAGGCCGCCAAGTTCTTCGCCTTCCCCTACGACCAGGCCGCCGGCAAGCTGACCAACCTGATCGTCACGCGCTCCGACGTGATCGCCGCCAAGCCGAAGGGCGTGGAACAGACCGTGCGTTCGATCATCAAGGTCAACGACCTCATGGCCAGCGACAAGCCGCTGTTCATCGACACGATCCAGAAGGTCACCGGCCTCGACAAGGCGATCGCCACCGGCGCCGTCGCGAATCTCTACCCCGACTACCAGATGCACCGCGCCTCGGCCGTGGCTATCGCCCAGATGATGCGTGACCTGAAGTACATCAACACCGACGTGAGCGCCGCGGTCGAGAAGAACATGGACTACCGCTTCCTGGAAGCCGCCACGGGTAAGCCGAAGTCGGCTTTGGGCTACTGA
- a CDS encoding amidohydrolase family protein, producing MPFFDLLLLDAIALTADPARPQIRGSAIGIRDGRITWLDAQPPAQYTATRTLRLPGHFVTPGFVNVHTHSILTMVRGVAADLGFAPSYTPGIPKGTRVNPSQARALARLGALEALLFGSTVIGDNFVHADVGTDAMVELGMRLCPSWRIHDVDFARVAHGDWHHEAAIGRKTLDAGLALHARWQDHPRVRVNLAAHAVDTCSDGFLREVAAASSAHGLTVSTHLGQSQVEVDRVRERSGRTSTEVLADVGLLNERLMGGHCIYVTEADAQKMAAAGAHAVHIPKCNATSGRLAPTPMLQRAGVNMALATDTQHGDMVELMRWALVTARVQEGRVDDSWQPHHVFHMATMGGAKALGMAGEIGSLEVGKAADLVVFDANRPHLRPHVNPLGNLVHTGQGRDVRMVVVAGDILVEDGLPTRVDMDAVCAEAEAATRELWGDEGKRYWERVQG from the coding sequence GTGCCCTTTTTCGATCTGCTGCTGCTCGACGCCATCGCGCTGACGGCCGACCCGGCGCGCCCCCAGATTCGTGGCAGTGCCATCGGCATCCGCGACGGCCGCATCACCTGGCTCGACGCGCAGCCGCCGGCGCAGTACACGGCCACGCGCACGCTGCGCCTGCCGGGCCACTTCGTCACCCCGGGTTTCGTCAACGTCCACACGCACAGCATCCTGACGATGGTGCGCGGCGTGGCGGCGGACCTGGGCTTCGCGCCGTCGTACACGCCCGGCATTCCCAAGGGGACGCGTGTGAACCCGTCGCAGGCCCGCGCGCTGGCGCGGCTCGGTGCGCTGGAGGCGCTGCTGTTCGGCTCGACCGTGATCGGCGACAACTTCGTGCATGCCGACGTCGGCACCGACGCGATGGTCGAGCTCGGCATGCGCCTGTGCCCGAGCTGGCGCATCCACGATGTCGATTTCGCGCGCGTGGCCCACGGCGACTGGCACCACGAGGCGGCCATCGGCCGCAAGACCCTCGACGCCGGCCTGGCACTGCATGCGCGGTGGCAAGACCATCCGCGGGTGCGCGTCAACCTGGCGGCGCATGCGGTCGACACCTGCTCCGACGGCTTCCTGAGGGAGGTCGCGGCGGCCTCGTCAGCGCACGGCCTCACGGTGAGCACGCACCTGGGCCAGAGCCAGGTCGAGGTCGACCGCGTGCGCGAGCGCAGCGGCCGCACGTCGACCGAGGTGCTGGCTGACGTCGGCCTGCTCAACGAACGGCTGATGGGCGGGCACTGCATCTACGTCACCGAAGCGGATGCGCAGAAGATGGCCGCGGCCGGCGCGCATGCGGTGCACATCCCGAAGTGCAATGCCACCTCCGGCCGGCTCGCACCCACGCCGATGCTCCAGCGCGCCGGTGTCAACATGGCGCTGGCCACCGACACGCAGCACGGCGACATGGTCGAGCTGATGCGCTGGGCGCTGGTCACGGCGCGCGTGCAGGAAGGGCGCGTCGACGACAGCTGGCAGCCGCACCACGTGTTCCACATGGCGACCATGGGCGGCGCGAAGGCGCTGGGCATGGCGGGCGAGATCGGCAGCCTCGAGGTCGGCAAGGCGGCCGACCTGGTGGTCTTCGACGCCAATCGGCCGCACCTGCGCCCGCACGTGAACCCGCTGGGCAACCTCGTGCACACGGGGCAGGGCCGCGACGTTCGGATGGTGGTGGTGGCGGGCGACATCCTGGTGGAGGACGGCCTGCCGACGCGCGTCGACATGGACGCGGTGTGCGCCGAGGCGGAGGCGGCCACGCGCGAACTGTGGGGCGACGAGGGCAAGCGCTACTGGGAGCGGGTGCAGGGCTGA
- a CDS encoding GntR family transcriptional regulator: MAISTSRRALKPSSKTASKADIYERIYEAVVEHRLLPGTKLSEERVAELFSVSRTQVRGVLQRLAVEQLVTLIPNRGAFVTTPSVDEAHDVLEVRRTLEPAVVLRLIDRIAEGKAPTAIKQLRALVKREQQAHDVGDRRAAVRLSGEFHVQLAQLSGSSIMARMMRELTPLTCLAILTFEAPTVAACPNDEHTLLIDAIEAGQKKAAVALMTDHLHHIEKSLNLHVEDEPEIDLAEVLLG, from the coding sequence ATGGCCATCTCCACGTCCCGCCGCGCCCTGAAGCCGTCGTCCAAGACGGCCTCCAAGGCCGACATCTACGAACGCATCTACGAGGCCGTGGTCGAGCACCGCCTGCTGCCCGGCACCAAGCTGTCGGAAGAGCGCGTGGCCGAACTGTTCTCGGTGAGCCGCACGCAGGTGCGCGGCGTGCTGCAGCGCCTGGCGGTGGAGCAGCTGGTCACGCTCATTCCCAACCGCGGCGCCTTCGTCACCACGCCCAGCGTGGACGAGGCGCACGATGTGCTCGAGGTGCGCCGTACGCTGGAGCCGGCGGTGGTGTTGCGGCTCATCGACCGCATCGCCGAGGGCAAGGCGCCCACCGCCATCAAGCAGCTGCGTGCGCTGGTCAAGCGCGAGCAGCAGGCGCACGACGTGGGCGATCGCCGTGCGGCGGTGCGGCTGTCGGGCGAGTTCCACGTGCAGCTCGCGCAGCTGTCGGGCAGCAGCATCATGGCGCGCATGATGCGCGAGCTCACGCCGCTGACCTGCCTGGCCATCCTGACCTTCGAGGCGCCCACCGTGGCGGCCTGCCCGAACGACGAGCACACGCTGCTCATCGATGCCATCGAGGCCGGGCAGAAGAAGGCCGCGGTCGCCCTCATGACCGACCACCTGCATCACATCGAGAAGTCGCTCAACCTGCACGTCGAGGACGAGCCCGAGATCGACCTGGCCGAAGTGCTGCTCGGCTGA
- a CDS encoding maleate cis-trans isomerase family protein, translating to MGPMKRVLLGMLTPSSNTALEPITSAMVAGLPEVSAHFARFRVTEISLRSQALGQFDIAPILEAARLLADARVDVIAWNGTSSGWLGFETDEALCARITEETGIPACTSVLAFNEAMQLSGRKRFGLATPYLADVQERIVANYRANGYDCVAERHLGHHVNFEFAEVTPEEITRMVREVAKASPQCISTFCTNLRAAHLVPALEAELGIPIYDTVSTAVWKALRLCGVDTRRVVGWGSLFGEWH from the coding sequence ATGGGTCCGATGAAACGTGTTCTGCTGGGGATGCTGACCCCCTCGTCCAATACCGCGCTGGAGCCGATCACCTCGGCGATGGTGGCGGGCCTGCCCGAGGTGTCGGCGCATTTCGCGCGCTTTCGCGTGACCGAGATCTCGCTGCGCTCGCAGGCGCTCGGGCAGTTCGACATCGCGCCGATCCTCGAAGCGGCGCGGCTGCTGGCTGACGCGCGGGTCGACGTGATCGCGTGGAACGGCACCTCGTCCGGCTGGCTCGGCTTCGAGACCGACGAGGCGCTGTGCGCGCGCATCACCGAAGAAACGGGCATCCCGGCCTGTACCTCGGTGCTGGCCTTTAACGAGGCGATGCAGCTCTCGGGCCGCAAGCGCTTCGGGCTCGCCACGCCTTACCTCGCGGATGTCCAGGAGCGCATCGTCGCCAACTACCGCGCGAACGGCTACGACTGCGTCGCCGAACGGCACCTGGGCCACCACGTGAACTTCGAATTCGCCGAGGTCACGCCGGAAGAGATCACGCGCATGGTGCGCGAGGTCGCGAAGGCATCGCCGCAATGCATCAGCACCTTCTGCACCAACCTGCGCGCGGCGCACCTGGTGCCGGCGCTGGAAGCCGAGCTCGGCATTCCCATCTACGACACGGTGAGCACGGCGGTCTGGAAGGCGCTGCGCCTGTGCGGCGTCGACACGCGCCGGGTCGTCGGGTGGGGCAGCCTGTTCGGCGAATGGCACTGA